The DNA segment CGAATCCGGAACGTCTCTCCCCGTGGAGCCCCGCATGTACATCCCGTCCGCCGACCGCTACGACCACATGCCCTACCGGCGCACCGGGCGCAGCGGCCTCAAGCTGCCCGCGCTCTCGCTCGGCCTGTGGCACAACTTCGGCGGGGACCGGACACCGCAGCGACAGGGCGAGATCCTGCGCCGCGCCTTCGACCTGGGCATCACCCACTTCGACCTGGCCAACAACTACGGCCCGCCGCCCGGCTCCGCCGAGACCGCGATGGGCCGGGCGCTCGCCACGGACTTCGCCGCCCACCGGGACGAGATCGTCGTCTCCACCAAGGCCGGCTACCTCATGTGGGACGGCCCGTACGGCGAGTGGGGCTCGCGCAAGAACCTGCTGGCCTCGCTGGACCAGAGCCTGACCCGGCTCGGCCTGGACTACGTCGACATCTTCTACTCGCACCGGCCCGACCCCGAGACCCCGCTCGAAGAGACCATGGGAGCGCTCGACGCGGCGGTGCGCCAGGGCAAGGCGCTCTACGTCGGCGTCTCCAACTACTCACCCGAGCAGACCCGCGAGGCCGCCCGCATCCTCAAGGACCTGGGCACCCCGCTCCTCATCCACCAGCCGCGCTACTCGATGCTCGACCGCCGGCCGGAGGAGGAGGGGCTGCTCACCGCCCTGGACGAGCTGGGCATCGGCTCCATCGCCTACTCGCCGCTGGAGCAGGGCATCCTCACCGACCGCTACCTCGACGGCATCCCGGAGGACTCCCGTGCCGCCGGCAGCAGCCCGTTCCTGTCGGCCGAAGCGGTCACGCCGGACCTGCTGTCCCGGCTGCGCGAGCTGAACGGACTCGCCGCCGCGCGCGGCCAGTCGCTCGCCCAGCTGGCGCTGGCCTGGGTGCTGCGCGGCGGCCGCGTCACCTCCGCGGTGGTCGGCGCGAGCAGCGTCGCCCAGCTGGAGAACAACGTCGCCGCCGTCGGCAACCTGGACTTCGACGACAGCGAACTCGCCCGGATCGAGAAGCTCCTGAAGGGCGCCCGGCGCGGCTGACATCCCGCCGCACCGACCGCCGGGGGACGCCACTGGACTGAACCTGTGGCGTCCCCGACAGCCCTGGCCCGCGCGTTCCCCGGCGCGTACCGTGTGGCCGCATGAAGATCCTCGTCAGCGCCGACATGGAAGGCGCCACCGGCGTGACCTGGCCGGCGGACGTGCTGCCCGGCACCCCGCAGTGGGAGCGGTGCCGCTCCCTGTTCACCTCCGACGTCAACGCCGCCGCCCTCGGCTTCTACGACGGCGGAGCGGACGAGGTGCTGATCAACGAGGCCCACTGGTCCATGCGCAACCTGCTCATCGAACGCATGGACGAGCGCGTCCAGATGCTCACCGGCAAGCACAAGTCGCTCAGCATGGTCGAGGGCATCCAGCACGGCGACGTGGACGCCATCGCCTTCGTCGGCTACCACACCGGCGCCGGTACGGAGGGCGTCCTCGCCCACACCTACCTCGCCAACTCCATCACCGGCGTCTGGCTGAACGGCGTACGCGCCAGTGAGGGCCTGCTCAACGCCCATGTCGCCGCCGAGTACGGCGTGCCCGTCGTCCTGGTCACCGGGGACGACCTGACCTGCGCCGACGCCCGGGGGTACGCCCCCGACGCGCAGAAGGTCGCCGTCAAGGACCATGTGTCGCGGTACGCGGCCGTCTGCCGCACCCCCGCCAGGACCGCAGCCGACATCCGGGCCGCCGCCGCCCGCGCCGTACCGCTGGCCGGCCGGTACACCCCGGTCGAGGCCGGGCCGTTCACCGTGGAGCTGGAGTTCGACGCCGAACACCTCGGCGCGGCGGCCACCGTCGTCCCCGGCGTCGCCCCGAGCGGCGAGAGGCGGGTCTCCTACACCAGCGCGACGATGTACGAAGGTATCCGCACGTTCAAAGCGGTGACGACGATCGTGTCGTCCGCCGTGGAGGAGCAGTATGGCTGAGGCGACCGCCCCCCAGGACTCCGTCGACGCCCTCGCGCTCGACGAAGCGGTGACGTTCACCTCCGAACTGATCCGCATCGACACCACCAACCGGGGCGACGGCGAGTGCCGCGAACGCCCCGCCGCCGAGTACACCGCCGAACGGCTCGCCGCCACCGGCCTGGAACCCGCGCTCCTGGAACGCACCCCCGGCCGCACCAACGTCGTCGCCCGCATCCCCGGCACCGACCCGGCCGCCCCCGCGCTCCTGGTCCACGGCCACCTGGACGTGGTGCCCGCCGAGGCCGCCGACTGGACCGTGCACCCCTTCTCCGGCGAGGTGCGCGACGGCATCGTGTGGGGGCGCGGCGCCATCGACATGAAGAACATGGACGCGATGGTCCTGGCCGTCGTCCGGTACTGGGCCCGCGCCGGCATCCGCCCCCGCCGCGACATCGTCATCGCCTACACCGCCGACGAGGAGGCCAGCGCCGACGACGGCTCCGCCTTCCTCGCCGACCGGCACGCCGGCCTCTTCGACGGCTGCACCGAAGGCATCAGCGAGTCCGGCGCCTTCACCTTCCACGCCGCGCCCAACCTGCCGCTCTACCCCATCGCGGCCGGCGAACGCGGCACCGCATGGCTCAGGCTCACCGCGCGCGGCACCGCAGGACACGGCTCCAAGGTCAACCGGGCCAACGCCGTCACCGCGCTCGCCGCGGCCGTCGCCCGGATCGGCGCCCACGAATGGCCCGTCCGCCTCACCCCCACCGTCCGCGCCGCGCTCACCGAGATCGCCGCGCTCCACGGCATCCACCCCGACCTCGACGCACCCGGCTTCGACGTCGACGAACTCCTCGGCAAGCTGGGCCCGGCCGCCGCCCTTGTCGCCCCCACCGTCCGCAACAGCTCCAACCCGACGATGCTGGAAGCCGGTTACAAGGTCAACGTCATTCCGGGCCGGGCCACCGCCCACATCGACGGCCGCACCGTCCCCGGCGGCGACGACGAGTTCCGCGCCACCCTGGACCGGCTCACCGGCCCCGCCGTCGACTGGGAGTTCCACCACCGCGAGGTCGCCCTCCAGGCCCCCGTCGACTCACCCACGTACGCCAAGCTCCGCGCCGCCGTCGAACGCTTCGACCCGGACGGGCACGTCGTGCCGTACTGCATGTCCGGCGGCACCGACGCCAAGCAGTTCTCCCGGCTCGGCATCACCGGCTACGGCTTCTCGCCGCTGAAACTGCCCGCCGGCTTCGACTACCAGGCCCTCTTCCACGGCGTGGACGAACGCGTCCCCGTGGACGCGCTGCACTTCGGCGTCCGGGTCCTGGACCACTATCTGCGTACCGCCTGAACCACATCCGGGGGAGACCGACACCCATGCCGACGACACAGCCCTACGGCAGCTGGCCCTCACCGATCGACGCCGCGCTCGCCGCCTCCCACGACGGCCGCCCCGAATACGCGGGCGCGGTCGGCGACGAACTGTGGTGGACCGCGCCGCGCCCCGCCGAGGCCGGCCGGCGCACCCTCGTCCGCCGCCGGGAGGACGGCACCACCACCGAACTGCCCGCCCCCTGGAACGTGCGCAGCCGCGTCATCGAGTACGGCGGACAGCCCTGGGCCGGCACCGAACGCGCCGAGGGCGGCCCGCTGATCGTCTTCGTCCACTTCGACGACCAGCGGCTGTACGCCTACGAGCCCGACGGCGACCGCGACCCCTGGCCGCTCACCCCGGTGTCCGGCGTCGGCGGCGGACTGCGCTGGGCCGACCCGCGCCCGCACCCCGGCCGGGGCACGGCGGGCGAGGTCTGGTGCGTGCTGGAGGAGTTCACCGGCGACGCGCCCGGCGCCGTGCGCCGCGTCCCGGCCGCCGTACCGCTCGACGGATCGGCGGCCGGCGACCGCTCCGCCGTCCGCGAACTCACCGCCGAACGGCACCGGTTCGTCACCGCCCCCGAACTCTCCCCGGACGGCCGCCGCGCCGCCTGGATCGCCTGGGACCACCCCCGTATGCCCTGGGACGGCACCGACGTCCTCCTCGCGTCCGTCGCGGACGACGGCACCTTCCACGACGTACGCACCGTGGCCGGCGGCCCCGAGGAGTCCGTGCCGCAGATCCAGTGGACCGGCGACGGCCGGCTGCTGCTGGCGAGCGACCGCAGCGGCTGGTGGAACCTCCACCGGCTCGACCCCGACAGCGGCGTGAGCGAGGAACTCTGCCCCCGGCGGGAGGAGTTCGCCGGACCGCTGTGGAAGATCGGGCTCGTCTGGTTCCGCGCCCTGGAGAACGGGCTCGTCGCCACCCTCCACGGCACCGGCACCACCACGCTCGGCATCCTCGACCCGGAGACCGGCGAACTCGTGGACATCGCCGGCCCCTGGACCGAGTGGGCGCCGACGCTCACCGCGCGCGGGACCAGGGTCACCGGCGTCGCCGCGAGCCCGCACAGCGGCTACGAGATCGTCGAGCTGGACACCGCGACCGGCCACACCCGGATCATCGGCGCCCCGCACGAGGACGCCGTCGACCCGGCCCACTACCCCGAGCCCGTCCTGCGCACCTTCACCGGGCCCGGCGGCCGGGAGATCCACGCCCAGATCTACCCGCCGCGCAACCCCGCCCGCACCGGCCCCGACGACGAACGGCCGCCCTACGTGGTGTGGGCGCACGGCGGGCCCACCGGCCACGCCGCGCTCGTCCTGGACCTGGAGATCGCCTACTTCACCTCGCGCGGTATCGGCGTCGCCGAGGTCAACTACGGCGGCTCCGCCGGATACGGCCGCGCCTACCGCGACCGGCTGCGCGAGCAGTGGGGCGTCGTGGACGTGGAGGACTGCGCCGCCGTCGCCGGGGCGCTCGCCGCCGAGGGCACCGCCGACCCGGACCGGCTCGCCGTCCGGGGCGGCAGCGCCGGCGGCTGGACCAGCGCCGCATCCCTGACCGGCACCGACGTCTACGCCTGCGGCACGATCCTCTACCCCATCCTCGACCTGACCGGCTGGGGCACCGACGAGACCCACGACTTCGAGTCCCACTACCTGGAATCCCTCGTCGGCCCCCTGGCGGAGGTCCCCGAGCGCTACCGGGAACGCTCCCCGGTCGGCCGCACCGACCGGCTCACCGTGCCGTTCCTGCTGCTCCAGGGCGAGGACGACCCCATCTGCCCGCCCGTGCAGTGCGAGCGCTTCCTCGCCGCCGTCGAGGGCCGGGGCATTCCGCACGCGTACCGCACCTACCCCGGCGAGGGCCACGGCTTCCGCCGCGCGAGTACCATGATCGATGCGTTGGAGTCCGAACTCTCGCTTTACGCGCAGGTGTTCGGCTTCGACCGGCCGGACGTGCCCGCCCTGGAGCTGGAGCGGTGACCCTCGGGGGTGTCCGGCGGGCCCCGCTCACCCCGCTGGCCCGCCCCGCCCGGCTGCGGCCGGGGGCGCGGGTCGCCGTGGTCTCCCCGAGCGGGCCCGTCCCCGCCGAGCGGATGGCGGCCGGCCTGGACATCCTGCGCGGCTGGGGCCTCGACCCCGTGCCGATGCCGCACACGCTC comes from the Streptomyces sp. NBC_00525 genome and includes:
- a CDS encoding aldo/keto reductase codes for the protein MYIPSADRYDHMPYRRTGRSGLKLPALSLGLWHNFGGDRTPQRQGEILRRAFDLGITHFDLANNYGPPPGSAETAMGRALATDFAAHRDEIVVSTKAGYLMWDGPYGEWGSRKNLLASLDQSLTRLGLDYVDIFYSHRPDPETPLEETMGALDAAVRQGKALYVGVSNYSPEQTREAARILKDLGTPLLIHQPRYSMLDRRPEEEGLLTALDELGIGSIAYSPLEQGILTDRYLDGIPEDSRAAGSSPFLSAEAVTPDLLSRLRELNGLAAARGQSLAQLALAWVLRGGRVTSAVVGASSVAQLENNVAAVGNLDFDDSELARIEKLLKGARRG
- a CDS encoding M55 family metallopeptidase, which gives rise to MKILVSADMEGATGVTWPADVLPGTPQWERCRSLFTSDVNAAALGFYDGGADEVLINEAHWSMRNLLIERMDERVQMLTGKHKSLSMVEGIQHGDVDAIAFVGYHTGAGTEGVLAHTYLANSITGVWLNGVRASEGLLNAHVAAEYGVPVVLVTGDDLTCADARGYAPDAQKVAVKDHVSRYAAVCRTPARTAADIRAAAARAVPLAGRYTPVEAGPFTVELEFDAEHLGAAATVVPGVAPSGERRVSYTSATMYEGIRTFKAVTTIVSSAVEEQYG
- a CDS encoding M20/M25/M40 family metallo-hydrolase; protein product: MAEATAPQDSVDALALDEAVTFTSELIRIDTTNRGDGECRERPAAEYTAERLAATGLEPALLERTPGRTNVVARIPGTDPAAPALLVHGHLDVVPAEAADWTVHPFSGEVRDGIVWGRGAIDMKNMDAMVLAVVRYWARAGIRPRRDIVIAYTADEEASADDGSAFLADRHAGLFDGCTEGISESGAFTFHAAPNLPLYPIAAGERGTAWLRLTARGTAGHGSKVNRANAVTALAAAVARIGAHEWPVRLTPTVRAALTEIAALHGIHPDLDAPGFDVDELLGKLGPAAALVAPTVRNSSNPTMLEAGYKVNVIPGRATAHIDGRTVPGGDDEFRATLDRLTGPAVDWEFHHREVALQAPVDSPTYAKLRAAVERFDPDGHVVPYCMSGGTDAKQFSRLGITGYGFSPLKLPAGFDYQALFHGVDERVPVDALHFGVRVLDHYLRTA
- a CDS encoding S9 family peptidase — protein: MPTTQPYGSWPSPIDAALAASHDGRPEYAGAVGDELWWTAPRPAEAGRRTLVRRREDGTTTELPAPWNVRSRVIEYGGQPWAGTERAEGGPLIVFVHFDDQRLYAYEPDGDRDPWPLTPVSGVGGGLRWADPRPHPGRGTAGEVWCVLEEFTGDAPGAVRRVPAAVPLDGSAAGDRSAVRELTAERHRFVTAPELSPDGRRAAWIAWDHPRMPWDGTDVLLASVADDGTFHDVRTVAGGPEESVPQIQWTGDGRLLLASDRSGWWNLHRLDPDSGVSEELCPRREEFAGPLWKIGLVWFRALENGLVATLHGTGTTTLGILDPETGELVDIAGPWTEWAPTLTARGTRVTGVAASPHSGYEIVELDTATGHTRIIGAPHEDAVDPAHYPEPVLRTFTGPGGREIHAQIYPPRNPARTGPDDERPPYVVWAHGGPTGHAALVLDLEIAYFTSRGIGVAEVNYGGSAGYGRAYRDRLREQWGVVDVEDCAAVAGALAAEGTADPDRLAVRGGSAGGWTSAASLTGTDVYACGTILYPILDLTGWGTDETHDFESHYLESLVGPLAEVPERYRERSPVGRTDRLTVPFLLLQGEDDPICPPVQCERFLAAVEGRGIPHAYRTYPGEGHGFRRASTMIDALESELSLYAQVFGFDRPDVPALELER